The following are from one region of the Mixophyes fleayi isolate aMixFle1 chromosome 7, aMixFle1.hap1, whole genome shotgun sequence genome:
- the LOC142098715 gene encoding hemoglobin subunit alpha-5-like has protein sequence MTFSDAEKAAIVGIWGKVSGNVNGLGAEALERLFLSFPQTKTYFSHFDVSHGSADLQAHGGKVLAALGDAAKHLDNLDGALSKLSDLHAYNLRVDPGNFKLLSHCILVVLASHFPAEFDATAHAAWDKFIAAVSGVLISKYR, from the exons ATGACTTTCTCTGATGCTGAGAAGGCTGCAATTGTGGGCATTTGGGGCAAAGTCTCCGGAAATGTAAACGGTCTCGGTGCTGAAGCTTTGGAGAG GCTATTTCTGAGCTTCCCTCAGACCAAGACTTACTTCAGCCACTTTGATGTGAGCCACGGATCTGCTGATCTCCAGGCTCATGGAGGTAAGGTCCTTGCTGCCCTTGGAGATGCTGCTAAGCATCTGGACAACTTAGATGGAGCTCTCTCCAAGCTGAGTGACCTGCATGCATACAACCTGAGAGTGGACCCAGGAAACTTCAAG ctgctgtctCACTGCATCCTGGTTGTTCTGGCTTCTCACTTCCCAGCTGAGTTTGATGCAACAGCCCATGCTGCCTGGGACAAGTTCATCGCTGCTGTCTCCGGTGTTCTTATTTCCAAATACAGATAA